The following are encoded in a window of uncultured Sphaerochaeta sp. genomic DNA:
- the lepB gene encoding signal peptidase I, which yields YMGTFSLVNIDKNEDGSIAERLYVKRAIGFPSETIRFVNGNVQVRPAGFSSYIDEDSFRSDLSLVDGPHRSLDASSYEGIRAWGSLFGYQEAGLNLSASPAYLKSQYASVQGDSYPDDMYAFETAAKRTKHLINPADMQARSDSAKYQSGIYVPQDSILPLGDNRDNSRDGRYFGPVTQKKINGSVRFRFWPFTSMKYLGDA from the coding sequence TCTACATGGGTACCTTTTCATTGGTGAATATTGATAAGAATGAAGATGGTTCCATCGCTGAGAGACTCTATGTCAAAAGAGCTATCGGATTTCCCTCTGAGACGATTCGCTTTGTCAATGGTAATGTACAGGTTCGTCCTGCAGGTTTCTCATCGTATATTGATGAAGATTCGTTCAGATCTGATCTCTCTTTGGTAGACGGTCCACATAGAAGTCTTGATGCCTCTTCCTACGAAGGAATTCGAGCATGGGGTAGTCTGTTTGGATACCAGGAAGCTGGTCTGAACCTGTCAGCAAGCCCGGCCTACCTGAAGAGCCAATACGCAAGCGTCCAAGGGGACTCCTACCCAGATGATATGTACGCATTCGAGACTGCCGCAAAGCGAACAAAACACCTAATCAATCCCGCGGATATGCAAGCAAGAAGCGACAGCGCAAAGTATCAAAGTGGAATCTATGTTCCGCAGGACTCCATCCTTCCTCTTGGCGATAATCGTGACAACAGCCGTGACGGCAGGTATTTCGGCCCTGTGACCCAGAAAAAAATCAATGGCTCGGTTCGGTTTCGTTTCTGGCCCTTCACAAGCATGAAATATCTGGGAGATGCATAG